In Pyrus communis chromosome 11, drPyrComm1.1, whole genome shotgun sequence, the sequence TCTTAGTAGATCCCCATAATTTACAAAATCCTAGTTAACATTAGCCAAAATATTTCACAATGCAAGGCTAAGTTAGAAGCCATAACCTAAGACTGTACGATTAACAAAATACATCCCATGTCAAAAGGTACCACATTGACGCATTGCCCTTATATTTGAATTGGGACATAACCCATTGACAACTTTCACTACTTCAATCAAAGTACCTTGTTTGAAAGCACCTATGTCACACCGTTGCCTCCGAGCAACAAAATCCTTAAGAACAGATAGCAATGATTCTTCCTCAAATGCTTCCCATTTACGCCTCCTTCCTTTTGGCTCTTGAGCAGCATTCAAATTATTGTCGTTATCCATacctaaacaaaaaatatttgaatgtaCTAAAGTACAATACAAAGAATCAATTTGCATAATATCCAATCAATTTGCATACTATCCAATCAAtaaattgaattacaatcaaTGATGAACAATCCAATCATTTTGCTAATGTCCAACATATGcatgataaaaaggaaaactaaaatAGGAAAACTGAAATAAAATGTTATCATTAACACATATAGCTAGTTCGGTTGCTGGTTCCTAATTGCTCTTCACTCATTCTACATTTCCTGAGCCATGACATTCCGCATTGCAGTCCAGTGGTCAGATGTTCCAACGCTACCAACATATTCTCCTTTCCATCAGATGAATCTAATGCTAATTGGCTTTGTACTTTTTATCAACGTTATTGACATGTTTGGTCCAGTACAGATAAGTGCAACCTAATCTCATTCAAGATGCTCATATTTGTAAAATAGCCTTTTCCTGATTAAGATAAAAACATACTTCAACAATTAATTTCCTTACGGCATACAACCATAACATGTGATGTGAAGGCACAAAGGAAGCTATAACTGCGTGAAGCTATAACTGCGTAACCCCATAACGGGAACCCATTTAACCTCCTATAAGCTCCTTCCCCTTCCAGGTAGCAAAGAAAGTTAAATTGCACGCCACAAAGTATACATACAAAAATACAAATGATTTGATGCATGGAGCTACATGATAATTAAGCAGCCACATGTTAATTAAGCAACTTACTTCAAACAGTTACAAACCCACTTTGCTCCCACACAAATAAATGTAATTGGAATGGGTTCCAAGGGAattaaaacccagaaaaaaaaaggcatcAAGATTTAAGCCTTTGGCTCCAatctaataatttaaaaaattaggaTTAAAAGAATTAGTTACTCCCAGCGAAGAAAACTCAAAAGCAGAATGAATGGATTCCTAGTTCTTGGACCTCTAGTTACTCAAATTAATGCAAAGGTCTTACTAGTGATGTGCGACGACTCTCTCTCGCAGGATGAGCGAGGTTCTCTCTCGCAAAAGGTCTTACGAGTCCGGCCAAATTTGGGGTTCTTCGCTAAGAACTCCTAGCGAAGCCATTAATCCGAGCGAGTCGCCCCTAATTCCATTAAACCTAATCCTTATGCAAATCAAACACGAGACTACACTAGCAATTAGTTTAATCTAGCCCAGTCCCCTCTAATCCGGTCAAACAAACACTCCCCTACAGTTTTGGTTCTGCAAGCACAAATTCAAACATCTTTATTCTATTTCACTGACTTGGGATCTTTTATTCTTTACGTACAATAGAACTGAGTCATACAAGGAAAACTCGTCTATCACGGCCTCATATGATAGTTTATTTTCTATCAATAACGTAATAAGAGAGGTAAATAAAAATAGTAGTGACCAAAAATGCTTCCTACAAAAACGGTCACCCGATATTATGACCATGTAAACGGAAAGGATTCTCTCCGGATTCTTTTCACCAAATTTACTAACGCACACAATTTGGATATTTGGAATTTAATCTAACGATTAAGATTATCATAACTTTTAAATGAATTTCTATTTATAACcatttattcaaattttaaaaatccgAATTATGTGCTGGAGTTGGTGAAAAGtatcggagaggatcctctttagATGACCGTAATAACAAAAGTTAAAGCTCTGTACATAAAGCAGCTCGTTATTGGCCTCGGGTCAGAACAGCGGGTCCGAACCGAACCCAAAGTTCCAAAGTTCCAATGGCTGCTGCTGCGAAGGAAGAGCAAAAAGACGCGCTCGCCGAGTCCATCAACGATCTCTTCGGCAGCGTCTCCGCCGTGGTTAAATCAGAGCTCCAGGGATCGACCAACCACCTCGATCTTCTCGAAAAGATGAACATGCGAGTGGCCGAAGAGTACAAGGGCTTCGGCGACGTGGCGGCGGGGCTGAGCGTGTTCGTGGAGCAGCTCAAGGCCAAGAGCGGCAGCTTCGACGAGTACGTGAAGCAGATCGACGTCATCGAGCAGCAGGTGACGGAGTTCGAGGCGGTTGTTTCGGTGCTCGATAGATACGCGTCGATGTTGGAGTCCAAAGTTGAATCTGTTTATCAGAATCCATCGGCTTCCTGAATTGCAACGCGTTTGTGGAAATCGGgatttattgtttgttttgtttaacttCTGTGGCAATGTCTACTTTTTTGTACAAATGAAAAGTTCcctgcttttttttttcgttgtaTAAAACTTCCCTGCTCGTTATTAATTCGTAATCGGAATCAAAATAAAGAGTTGGATAtcgattttatttttacattttgacTAAGCACGGATTATTTTCGTGTTTATTAATTATGAAGTTGGATATTAACTATGAATTATTCATGTGTTTAGTAAGCACGGATTATTTTCGTGTTTACTGAGTATGGAGTTGGATTTTGATTACGGATTATTCTTATGTATTGGTAATTTGCTAGAGAGGAGTAAGCTGCATCAAGCGTCAAAAAGCGTAGGAGGTTTGCTTTGAACAGTCCTCCGTGAACATGGACGTGAATGATTGTCAAGAGTTAAAAGCACGAATCAATTAAGCAGGTGCACAGAGACTGCTAGCATTTTGCCTTCTTGATGGCCATTTGTATAGAGAAATGAAGGCCACACCAGATATATCTGAATTACTGTTGTACTTTCTAGTTTCAAAGAAAAGGTTCGCGCAAAATTGGTCCGATCAAATCCTTGGCTATTTGGGTCCCTCTGGcgtgtttggaagtgcttttgaaagttttttcaaataattaaaagcgCTTTTGGATCACCAAATGCTCTTTTAAACTCTAAAATTCACAAGGCAAATCTTCAATAAACGAGAGTAATGGAATTCACATATCTTCAGGCCTCGCATTCCACCTTGACTTGCACCTTCTTCTCCCATCTGCGCAATAAAGCGGCGACAAACGCCAATGACGGAACCGGTGCTAGTTCCACAGGTAGCttattatcatcatcatcaacccTACAAATCCAGCCGTACAAAGGTCTAAGCCTCCGCGGTGCAACACTATCCGGGCAAAAAACAGTGATTGAGGGCTTAGCTGATGACACTTCATCGCCATTTCCACTTCCTGCATCATCTAGAAGAGAAGCATCCTTGTTTTCAGCACCGCCTTGTTTCTCAAGAATTGTTTCAATCAGGAGGGAGTAAGCACCTTCTTCGATAAAGGGCCATCCGGTTGTATCACCATCTTCCCCATAAACTTCCAGTAGTTCTTTCACTGTATCGCAAACTAAATTCTCCGAAAAACCCATGGGTTTCATAGCATCAATCGCAGCACACATTCGAGTATTGCGTTTCCTGGGTCGTCCTCTTGGTCTTGGGGCCATTGTCAGAGTCGTAGACACTCTGAAACAGGAAAATAGAGCCTTCCTAAAAATATGTGAACACACAGATGAGCTGGAGAGCCGGTTGGAGCTGGGAACTGACTAGCATGTACAAGCAAAGTCCAACGATTGATGAGCAGTTCCTGAAAAACCTGGAACTCCAAGTGAGTTGTCCACCATATTGGCTGATTTCCAGATGCAATTATCTGTTTCACATTCAAGATTACAAATATATAGTCATAAATTCACACAATAAACTACAAATCAAGAAAAGCGTATCGAAACTTCAGTCAAAAATCAATCGAAGAGGAGCTAAAGCATGTCAAATAGACCCACGGAAGCTCAGACACCTCAAGACTTTCCATCATTTTCCAACACAAATCACACGAGAAAACTTACATTATAACTATACAAAAATCACTTCCCTTATGCCCATCAGTCATTCCATTTGGGCGAGCCACCACCTCAAGTCAACATAGTTGCCATGAACCAAAAAATTCACAAGAGAGAGCGAGAACGGAAATTAAAGCAGTACTCTTGTTAGTCCAAGCATGCTCGCACACGTGCGCCTGAATGCATATAGAATATAATCACATAGCAACTCCCTTGATTTCTACCCCAACACCCCTTCAAGTATATCAAGCTTTATGCATTTACTTTTGGTAAGGAATAAATTGGCTTAACCATATAAGATTGTTAACAGAACTACTGAAGCTAGTGTCATTGTAAAGCTATTTGCTAAACGAAATCAGCACAAATCATATAAAAATAATCCATTCCCGTCACCACAAACCTCTAAAAACGCAATCTTAAGTTGATAAGAGGGCGATGAACAACATTCAGAACTTCGCATCTGCATTAACCATAAAAACTAAGTACAGAAGCTAACGCATATCACTGCATTAACCAAAGGAAACATTCTACATTGTTATTTTTGCTTGATGCAGATGTAAATCCAGACCATAGTATGATAAATAAGTTATGAACAACTTAAGAGAGCAAGCAACCTGTAAAAAATTTCTTACccatcaaaacgtgcagtaaAAGCTCTTGGACTTTAACTTATCTCCATAAAGTTACAACCCACCACTGTAACCCTAGAGCTGAAACATATAACACACCAGGTTAACAAAATCTGAAACTTTTGAAGTTTTGGGATATTATTTACCAAATTTTAGCATTTTCTATTTctagaacccaaaaaaaaaaaaaaaaaaaaaaaaaaaaaaaaaaaaaaaaattcagaaacaaaataaatatggaTTCTGTAGTGTTTATTTCTGAAGCTTCTGATTTCAGAAACGAgggttttaaaaaaataaatacaaaaatgaGAGAAAGATGGCACATTTGCAATTATCCAGAAAAGTTAAAATTAGAAAAGGCAGTAGCTTTACCAATTAGAAACCTTCTACATACAGAGAACTGCAGCTTATTTCTTCCCTGAGTGTTTTTGAGGCCCGAAACGGTGCGTTTTGGGGCTACTGAACTGGGTTTCTGTTGAGgtttgaagaaggaaaaggaagaaggGGATGATGGTCAGTAGAGCGGTAGGTGTGACTGTCGCTGTAGGTGGCAACGACTGAAAGGACGGATCAGCAAATATTTTCAGATAAGACAACGGACCTTGGGGCTAATTCGTGAATAGTGTTAAATGTGTAATGTCTGTTCCACCCCCACTAAATTACCAGAAAGCAAgggtatttttgaatttttcatgTTCTGGTGTTTGTTCCTAATCTATATTAGGCCTGCCCGTCGGATGGACTGAGATCCTTGACCGTTGGATCATTAGTCATTAAATTCTTAGCTAAAAATCTAACGGTCATGAATCCAGATGCGTTTTGTGGCTTGCCAAGCCACTAATACAAGGTCTTGTGAAAAGTCTTACATGTATTAGTAAGTCATGACGGCACAATACCAGTAAACTCATTTAATCTAAATTCTCGGTGTTTTAGGGAAACGGTTTCTTCCTTTAGTTATGTTTGTGATTACAAACACCAAACAGAGCTTATATAAACTTGCATCTTTTATAATGAGATGttaatttgtattttgattATCTGTAAAGGTATTGTTCCCCAAatatttacaaaccaaatttaCCGCTCAATTTACAAGAATAGAATTAAGGGTAATGCTATctacacccatttttacttctcacgcaTCTTTCTCAATTTTTGGCCTTCGGTTTGAATGAATTAACACAAAACCATCTTCACCAGCAACCTGCAACATGACATGGTCCTCCGGCATTCTTTAGACTAGATACCGCTCGAATCAGCCACAAAGCTCTACTAACTTCACACGATTGACGTGACGGGTAACTCAGCTATGAATTCTCAATTTACTGTACTAACACATTTGTTTCTCAGCAGCGTACAGAAGCTTGTGCGATTATGTATCAGCCTCGGATTAGCTTCTGCAGCACAATGGCGTTGTGAACTCAAGAGTTCATGCTGAATATCGTACACTGGCATCGGGACTTCCTCAAGCTATACGGGTATAATGTGGCTCAGTCTCTATCAGGGTTCTCATTCAGGCTGCTTCCATTTTCTTGGTGCCGTAGATAGAAGCAGAGGGAGCACCATAGGCAGATCGCTAATTGAGGCGAAGGTAGTTGAAAATGAAGATCACTCTCCATGTATCAGTTGAAGAAATAAGGCGACTCTAACACGTCCCTTAAGTCAAAGTCACCCCGCTCAGGCAAGGGAGGGAAAGTTAATGTGGGAAAGGACTGCTGAAAGCTCTCCAACAACTGGAAATGAAACAGATTATTGGTTAGATCAACAACTGTTTACATCTTTCAACAACGCACTTGTGATGCTTCATGATTCTTTTCAAATTAACTAGAAAGGAGAGAACTTCAGAATAGAAGAGCACTGTACATTCTCTAGTATTGGAGTCTCATATAGTTCGACAAACTTTTCACGAAGTATTCTGTTCATTTCATCCACATCACAAGCGTGTGTCCAGTACGAGTCATGAACTCCTGTAATCATATGTTATTACACAGCCATTATAAGAGTGTACattgtgtgtgcgtgtgttAGAGAGAGCAGGGTAATTGAAATGGAGCACACAAGAACTGACCTGCAAAGTTTAAGCCTGCCCTTCTACAGGCAACCGCAGTCATCATCATATGAGAACTATCCAGGGAATGAACAAAATTTGGTGGGAACGCTGTCCGCTGCCTCTTGACCATGACCTATAATAGACAAAATATTCAGTTCGAGATCTGAGGCTCCAAGACTTCCAATCTTTGAAACAATGTCCATGTCGGtgattctcaatttttttagaCCTTTCTGACCATAACCATGTGGCTAATTAAACATGTTGAAAATAAACCAACCATGCTCGTGGATGGCACGGCTTCTTTCCCTCTCCTTTCTTAGATAAAATAATAGATAGATCCTAGTTACCTTCCATACTTCAAAGGATGGCGGGAAAACTATTGATCTACATTTTCTTATAGCATCCTTTAAATGAATATAGCTACGGTACCTTTTCTGTTTCTTGCTGTAACGTCAAAACTTGAAGGGAAGTTTTAATCTGCAACAATTTCAACCAGAAGCTATTAAACTTGATTTAACCTTTCAAGTAATtatgaatacaataaaaaatattgatgaCCCTTGTTGACTCGGTGAAATTTTTAATACTCACAAGATGCCTGCTGAAGTTACGGTAAGGTTGCACAACTGGAAGTCCAAGTGGAGTTGTCCATCGTACCGGCTCATTTTCAGATGCAATTATCTGaaaatcaagataaaattttcaaaacatcAGGAAAACATCGTGAGcgagaaagaaacaaaagaaaagaggaatCTGGTACAAACCTTTGCACATTCACCAAGCCAGCTCATGatacttcgtgcagcttcaaaCATCTCACCTAGAGCAGTTAAGGTGATCTGCACATGATGTTGAGAATCGTTTCATTATAAAATTCTCATGAATACTGATGCACATAATCGCAAGCATATGAAAATATTGTTACAAATTATGTGAAGACAAAAATTGACACCCTCACAACATGAACTTTCTGGTACCTTTGCAGCATAACAAGCACAACTAAAAAGCTCTACGTCGTCTGAAATGGCACTGCGTTCCTTCAACCTCCTTTTGATTTGATCCCGAGCACCGATGTAAGTGACACCATATACTGAAGTCATCACTGTCTGCTTCACCAATTTTCTATCCACCTGCATATGTACAGCCATCAGGGTTTAACTCTTAGTTGCATAAAATAATCAGGCAGCCAAAAGAAAACGCCAGTTTACATACAGTAATCAGATAGCAGCCACATTTTCTGATATATTATTAAACCACACgttttgatgaaaattgaatgattttaaaTCTAATGTTACGATATCCACTTTGTTTTAATAAGATATGCATCAAAAGACCGTACTGAAGAGTTGTAAAATCAACCTGATCTACTAATACTTTTGCAAGCAATGCCTCTGGAAAAACTGCAGGATCCTTCTGTGCATCCCTTCGCATGATTTCCAGTACCCTGCACCGAGAATGACACTTTTTCATGAATAAATTACTTAATCATGACATGTTGACAGCTTACACGTAAATTGAGAAAAGTAATACTCATGCGTAGAGTGAAGAGGTTCTACTACTATACTCATCATGTGATACCTCTGCCCTAGTCATAAACAACTTACCTAGCAGCTATTCCTGAGTATACATCTGCAGGCTTCTCTCCTGCAACAAGATTGACGGCAGCTGCTCCCAACTGAATGGAAAATTTCCAATGAGAATTAAGATTCCAAACTAACGCATACAATTTCCCAATATACCATAAGTAGACATGGGAGTGAGGGAGTGAAGTTGGGTGGGGGCGTTCACGTATGACCTTCTCTAAAGTAAATTGAGAGAAAGAAAGTACCTTGTCTCTTCCAAGGGCAGCATAGTGTTGTAAACCATTGCAAGAGCCATCCTAgagaaaatcaattaaaaatcaagaaatgtAAAATATTATATTCCAGATTATATCACTGCAGATGAGTAATGATAAGGTAGACACAACTCATATCTGAAAGGAGCTATTAACCAGCTTAAGACAACAGTCCCTCATTTGCAAAACATAGAAATCACCTGCTAAGTTCTCTATAGGATACTGTAGGAAACAAAGCCATCAAAACTTACTTCTTAGGTTGTTTCAACATAAACCTGAAGGAAGGAGGTTACGAGTCCAAGAAACAAATCCCCCAAGATTCCCCTACCCCCACCCAACAAAAGGGAAGCCAAAAAGATATATATGCGTGTGTTAGCATTCAAGCGCAGAAAAGATCTATGCCTCAACCAAATTTGAACTCTATGGCAGACCTCTGATAGCTCCGCTTACACAAGGGACAGGACTCACACTTACCTTTTCTCTTCACCTTTTTTTCTGGGTATTTTTCCAATTTAATTCTGTTATAACTCTAACATAAGAAGACATAAAATACATAATGTCCTTCATAAATGTCCGAAACCGCATAATTTAAACATCCAGAACTAATTGATTACTTCTGGTAGTCCCCTTGTCCACTTATTTCTCCTAGCTTGAAGGTAAATACAACACAATTTTCATGAACCGAAGATCTGATGCCATGACAATGTAAATGTACCTGATGTACGGGAATATGTGAAATAAAAGCCTCTGGAGAAGAGCTTCTCAAAGCTTCCGCAAGGTTAATGCACACAGCCAAGCACTGAAATGGATCTTCAGCCTTCAACCACCAGCGTCTTCCTTCTAGTGGTCTGTCCACAGAATCAAATATATCATCTAAATGACTCTCTATAAATGCTATTCGACCCTCGCGAGATAATTTGTCCACACCGCTCCCATACAGATTTGCCAAGTGTATCTTTAGCCAACGTAAACCTGACTTTCCAAGGGGGCGTCCCTCTGCAAACTCCAAAATACCCCGGGATAGATCTGAACCAAGATGATTTAAGTATGGGTGCATAGGATATGCACGGCCCCGAAAGTCAAGATTGTGTGGATAATAAAAACCTTCTTCATCCTTCATCTTCCGTGCTACCTGCTCCTCGGTAAAAATGAGTTTCATGAGTTCTAAGTACATTATGGTTACTGACTCAGAGGAGTGAAATAAATCTTACAGCTAGTTTAAGCTCCAAGTCACAACGCTGTGAATGCCTCTCCATGTTCTCTTTCTTCGCAGACTTCACCTTCCATTTCCATTTCTTAAGCAGTGTTTCATCATCAGTATCTGGTTCCTCTGGTAATGGAACCTGAatgcaaaaaaataaaggaaaaaacagCTTCAGATCAatttcaacaaatcaaaatTGGCTCACAAGATTGATAacaatatttttgaaataaatggcatgagaaaaaaaaaaaacttaaaaactgatTAAACCAACCATTTGGTTCAGTTGTTAAGTTcagttgaaatttgaatttcccCAAATTAGTTAAAGTTGATCTTGTCTTTGGCTTTCGCCAAAGCATGGCAAAAGAACGAACCGACCTCCTAATATGTGCCAAGAATCTTGactcttttttcttccttttgtgtgtgtgtgtgtgtgtgtgtgactaATAAACTCACATTATCACGGTCCACCAAATCAGCGAGACGGCCTCCACTAGCCCATATTCTATCTACAACATTAAGTACCCTCTTATTAACCCTCCATCTGGTATTTCCAAGTGTGTCCAGGGCCTGGTCAGGAAAACACAAAATCAACACATAAGGCACCACATCCTCATGTTGGTTTAGTTCCATAAAATTTTCATGATGAAAAAAGTCATACAACGCTTGTATGTATACAAACCTTAAAAACTGGTTCCAGTTGCTGCCTTGGGGTCTTCTTAATTGCTTCACGCTGCTGTTTAGCTCCATGAGTGCGCATGACATAGGATGGTAGAAAAAAGTAACCTCCTTTATCATAACTGAAAAGACAAATTTATAAAACCGCAAAACGGAAATAAAAACAGGTTAACCCAAAAGTAATCTGAAATTCTATCACATGAAGGACTATGAAGAAGTTGAATTCTATGTTAATTCAATGTTTGATGCACTATGAAAGCATCATGCCACCTTTGAAGATAGAATTAAATGGAGGAGTTGTCCTATTCGATTCCTATATCAAACCCTATTCTCCATTTCCAGCTCAGACCCCCCAAGAATGCAATATATTAGAATAGCTTCTACACATTTCATTCCATCCATCACTGATTTTATGAATTACAGACTTCAATCTGATCTTATGTGaacttcaaataaaaaaattaacaaaagaacgACTTTAAAATTGGGCAAAACTGGTAACACATAGCTGTAATTATCATACCCTATCCAGTTGACTGGTGGTACCAACATTGGCATATAAGGAATCACCATGTGGCTTGCCTGCATAAACAGTAAAAGTTATTGATAAATCTTGGACTAAAGAAGAATATAAATTCCTGCAAGCTTCTTAAGATGTGTCCTTTGCCAGGAAAATGAGAAAACTTATACATAATTAGCTTAGCCAACATTCCATCACCTGCTAGGGACAAATGGACAATACTATACAACATTCCAGATCCTATCAAACTATTTTATCGACAACATTCCTAGATCCTAAAagtataaatacataaaaatatttCCAAGAGCCAACAGACATCTCCAATTGTTTCAAGAATAACAGAAAGGAAAAAGGATCGAAGTTACTTACTGTTTTCTCAAGGCCTTTGAGAACAAGAGGGTTGCATTGAATAACACCAAATCTTCTGCTGGTGGTATTCCTGTTCAAAGAAAAGTCCACATTAACATAAAATTAGTCAGGAGGGGAGGTGTACAGTTATCAATAGTACAGACTAGTAAATACCTTGGATCTTTTGTGACAGTCGTAAGTGTGTGTACAAATGCAGGTCGTATATCTGGTGGAGAATCTGCTGACTGATCAGCCGGAGGTTGTATAAAAGCCGTTTGAATCAACAGTTCAATCAGACGACTGCCGACCTGAGAAATACGTAGGAAACATGTGGCATTTTAGAATGCATGTAAATAAAATGCTGGTAAAGTTCTACCAGTTAAAGCATAAACCATGCAAACCTTAGCCTTGGCTTCCAGGCTCCAGGGTTTTGAAGCATCATATTTCCTCACTATATGTCTCACTGCTCGCAGTTTTTgctttttcatcaatttcgtaaCCTTTTTATTCAGCTTCTCTTGTTCCTTCATTACATCATCAGACTCTCGGTTTTCCTCATCTTTGTTGACCTTTTTCTTTCTCGTCTGTTCCAAAAAATTGTGTATTCTAACCTGATGCATTGAAGCAGTGATATATATCAGTGCTCATCTAGGAGAGATGGACGGCAGGACACGGTTAGAGTAAGAAAACCAAGCCATAGGAATACTGTTTTACTTAGTTCATCTAGAGaacaacaagaaacaaaaacaaggcACTAAGGTTTTAGATTTTAGATCATTCCCTGAGTCCCTTTCCACACAAACTTAACATGgttcgggaaaaaaaaaaaggcaaaaataGGAATTTCACTATGGCACCACCGTTAACTGGATTCcagcaaagaaaaatgaaactatacagaaaaataaaatgactgCAATTCTACTCCTGAATGGAATTGACTATAACCAGGTAGAGAAAACTGAAACCGAATCAAAACGTCCATGAATATGTGTAATGAAAAGTTCACACCTCCTGCTCAATGGCTTCACCTATGGTGCAAGCAGCTGCTACCACCCTGCAAGTTCCATGTTCGCCTCCAGTCATCAACAAT encodes:
- the LOC137707580 gene encoding biogenesis of lysosome-related organelles complex 1 subunit 2-like; amino-acid sequence: MAAAAKEEQKDALAESINDLFGSVSAVVKSELQGSTNHLDLLEKMNMRVAEEYKGFGDVAAGLSVFVEQLKAKSGSFDEYVKQIDVIEQQVTEFEAVVSVLDRYASMLESKVESVYQNPSAS
- the LOC137708600 gene encoding uncharacterized protein, with product MAPRPRGRPRKRNTRMCAAIDAMKPMGFSENLVCDTVKELLEVYGEDGDTTGWPFIEEGAYSLLIETILEKQGGAENKDASLLDDAGSGNGDEVSSAKPSITVFCPDSVAPRRLRPLYGWICRVDDDDNKLPVELAPVPSLAFVAALLRRWEKKVQVKVECEA
- the LOC137707579 gene encoding DNA-directed RNA polymerase 2B, chloroplastic/mitochondrial-like, with translation MSCIETPFPPENTTKNCAFQIPIVFHKSPSMISTSLWRNLAKQAISGNQRCRLSSQSISRAYSLLRFSRESVFSEKFKPFETGSCLKGFPEVGFCGKGEISSGESYMGNPSLGSVRNPIGFNGFCPKGYASVAEAVSSTDAEEDVSVVDEVQELLQQMSKEGKRQTDHWRRMRQKRVRGMGQAKYLALKRRQIKIETEAWERAAKEYRELMMDMCEHKLAPNLPYMKSLFLGWFEPLRNAIEHEQDLCRKGKNKAAYAPYFDQLPADMMSVITMHKLMGLLMTGGEHGTCRVVAAACTIGEAIEQEVRIHNFLEQTRKKKVNKDEENRESDDVMKEQEKLNKKVTKLMKKQKLRAVRHIVRKYDASKPWSLEAKAKVGSRLIELLIQTAFIQPPADQSADSPPDIRPAFVHTLTTVTKDPRNTTSRRFGVIQCNPLVLKGLEKTASHMVIPYMPMLVPPVNWIGYDKGGYFFLPSYVMRTHGAKQQREAIKKTPRQQLEPVFKALDTLGNTRWRVNKRVLNVVDRIWASGGRLADLVDRDNVPLPEEPDTDDETLLKKWKWKVKSAKKENMERHSQRCDLELKLAVARKMKDEEGFYYPHNLDFRGRAYPMHPYLNHLGSDLSRGILEFAEGRPLGKSGLRWLKIHLANLYGSGVDKLSREGRIAFIESHLDDIFDSVDRPLEGRRWWLKAEDPFQCLAVCINLAEALRSSSPEAFISHIPVHQDGSCNGLQHYAALGRDKLGAAAVNLVAGEKPADVYSGIAARVLEIMRRDAQKDPAVFPEALLAKVLVDQVDRKLVKQTVMTSVYGVTYIGARDQIKRRLKERSAISDDVELFSCACYAAKITLTALGEMFEAARSIMSWLGECAKIIASENEPVRWTTPLGLPVVQPYRNFSRHLIKTSLQVLTLQQETEKVMVKRQRTAFPPNFVHSLDSSHMMMTAVACRRAGLNFAGVHDSYWTHACDVDEMNRILREKFVELYETPILENLLESFQQSFPTLTFPPLPERGDFDLRDVLESPYFFN